From Corynebacterium aquatimens:
GCGCGGGCGCGCCAGAATACAGCCAATCTTTTGTCTACGCAAATGTAGACCGGACAGTCTGTGGATAAGTCGCGTTTTTGATGACGTGACAATACGGTTATCCACAGGTTTTTGGGGGTCCCCTTTTCAGGTTGGGATTCATCGTCTAGCGTGCGAATTATGACGTTCCAAGCCATCCTCGACGCCGAGGTCACCAGCGCGATCGGCAACCTCGCCGACTTTGATCGCGATGCTGCCTTGCGCGCCGGCATGGCTGATTCCAGGATCAGGGATCTGGCTGCGGTTCACCGCGCGTACTACGGTCCGACTCGATTTAAAGCAAAGCAGCGTGAGGCCCGCGCGGCCGCTGATGCGAACAAGGTTTCTTTAGACAAGTTGGTGACCATCGAGAGGCGTCTCAAAGCGGTGTCCGACGACCGCGAGCGGTGGGCGCTCCGCCTGCGGCTCTTAAGTGTCCGGGGCAAGCACAGTACCCTCACCCGCGTGGCGCGTGAGCTCGTTCCGGCAGAGGTTGCGCCGCGGACACCCGGCGTGAAATTCACGCGGTCAAAGGACCAGCTGCGGTCAATGATTGTCACCGCCAGCGAGCGGGCGCTCGCCGAGCTTGAACGCTACCTGTCAGAGGGCATCGATCGGACTGCACCGTCGGGCCCGCAAATGCTGGCGACGTTCCTGCGGCTCATGCGCGGCGGCCACAGCGTAGACGCTGCGGGCCAACCTGACGACGGCGACGGCCGACCGTCGGGCGTTCCACATTCCCAGCCAGAGCCGCTGATTCTCATCCCCTTGCCTGAGTGGGTCAAGATCCACAGCGGGGCCGCCGACGAAGTCACGCTTAGGCTTACCGACGACACCACCATGACCGGCGCCGATTACCTCAACCGATTCCTGGCCAACGAGGACTATTTCCTTCAAGCAGCGCTGTTCCACCCCACCGAGGGCCCCGTCAATTTGTATCGCGTGAACCGATTCGCCAACAGCAAGCAACGCACCTTGCTCAGGGCCACCACACCGATGTGCCCCGTCCCTGGATGCCGCCGCAGCGCAGACCAATGCCAGTACCACCACATTCGCGCGTGGAAGGACGGCGGCGAAACCAATCTGGATAATTTGTCCGTCGCCTGCCACTATCACAATGGCGTCAACGACGACGACCCCACGAAACACCGACGCGGCCGCGTGGAAAACTTCGATGGCGACCGCGTATGGGTCTCCCCCACCGGGCATCCAGTCTCGAACTGCGATTACGGTGCCTTGAGCCAGCTATTCGGCCACGAAACGCGGCACCGAAGACACACCCGACGGCGAAGGTCGAACCAACAGCGAGGCCCAGACCGCCAACGAGGCCCGGGCCGACAGCGAGTCCCAGACTGAGTGAACCGCACCGATTGAGCCGTACCGATTGAACCGCACCGCGTGATGCGCTGCGGTCCATCGGCACGTCGTCGTGTGGTCAGGTGGTTGTGGCGCGGCGGCTGGGCGCGGGGCTGGGGCGCGGGGGCTAGGTCACGTTCGTGCCGAACAGGTAGCCGACCCCGAACGTGACGGCCAGGGCCAACGCGCCGCCGATGACTAGGCGCATGACGGCGCGCGTGGCGTTCGCGCCGCCGAGTTTCGCGGAGATCGCGCCGGTGATCGCCAGCGCGATGAGCGTTACCACCACCGTCACAATCACGCGCGCAGACGCCGGCGCGGCAACTACCGCGATCATCGGCAGCACAGCGCCGAGAACAAAGGCGAAGAACGACGCGATGGCCGCGGACCATGGGCTCACGATGTCTTCCTCGTCGATTCCGTAGTGGATCTCCAAGTGTGCCTTCAGTGGATCGATCGCGGTGCGCTCCTTGGCCACGGCGATCGCGGTCTCCTCACTCAACCCAGAGTTGCGGTAGGCCTGCACGAGGTGCTGGATCTCTGCCGCAGGATCGCTTTCGTGTAGGCCTCGCTCGGTGCGTATCGCAGCTTTTTCCGTATCGCGTTGCGAGGACACCGACACATACTCACCCAGCGCCATCGACACGGCCCCACCAATCACGGCGGCGACACCGGCGGTAGTGATCGCGATCAGATCATTGGTCGCACCAGCCACGCCGACGAGGACCGCCGCGACGGACACGATGCCGTCATTAGCACCAAGCACCGCGGCGCGCAGGCGGTTGAGCCGCTCGCCCATCCCATGGGTCTCGACTTCAACCTCCGGGAACTCATTCGGCATCGGCTTTCCTTCCACCAGCTCAACTGGGGCGGCGGAAGCATCGGCGTTCATGTTCGTCATAAGCCCCGTTGTACTCACGCTCACCAGGGAAAACAAGGATCCTTAGGCTTACTTCGCTCACGTTTGCGCACCCTTAGTTGCGCCGTGATAGTTTCACCATCATGAACTTGCGTAAACAATTCACCGTCGCGTTCGCCGCGGGAATCATCGCTTCATCTGCGCTCACCGCTTGCGGCAAAGCATCGCTTAACGACGAAAACCAGCCCCCCAACGCTAACACCACCACCGGCGCGTCGGAGGGCGATGGCTCCGATGAGAATACCAGCGGCGCGGAAGACAGCGACGCGAACGGCAGCGACGCGAACGGCAATGACGCGGACGACGCGGGAGATAGCGACAACGGAAAGGGCGGCTCAGACGACTCCGACGGCTTCTACGAAGTCGAAACCGGGGAATACGAATTCGCCGGAACCGTTCGCCTACGCACGGTCGGCGAGCTGCTTCAAGGCGCACAGGCACCAAACGGGGAACCGCTATCGGATACCCGCTACGTCTTGGAGTTTGACCACCCCGTAGAGGTAACGGCGTTCAGAGCGAACAAATCGCACACGCAAAGCAACGATTTAGCGGCTCTCTACGTCCCCGACGAACCCGACGACGGCGCCGCCACCTTCAACAAGTTCTTAAACAAGCGAGTATCCATCTACGTACCCAAAGATGGGTTCGTCTACCCCGCGGACACGAGCATCCCGATGGGTGCAATTCGAATTAATAGCTACAACGAAATCGTCGAGCGCTAGCCCCAAACACTGGGCCCAAACACTGGGCCCAAACACTGGGCCCAAACACGAGGCCGAAGCACGCGGCCCAAGCATGAGGCCCAAACGCGAGGCCCAAGGCTAGGCCCAAGCACGAGGCCCGAGCGCGGGGTTATGGGGCGGAGATGGGCAAAAGTTCGTCGATAAGCGAAAGTGCCCCCTCCGTGGAGAACTCCGCGGGGCGATGGGCGTCGCTGGTGCGGTAGGCGTCGATGACGTCGCGCCAGCGCGCGGGAATCCCGTCCTCGCCGTGGATGGCGCCGAGGAACGCGCCCGCGATCGCCGCGTTGGTGTCGGTGTCGCCGCCCATGCCGACGATTTCCACCAGGGATTCCTCGAAGCTTGCCCCGTGCGCCGCGTGGTAGCAGGTCAGATTGAACGCGTAGCGCACCCAGCCGATCTTCGAGCTCGCGACGTCTGTCGGACGCGACGCGATGAAATCCTCCACCTGCTCGCGGAGATCACCCGCGGATTCTTTAAGCGCCGCAACGGGATCCGCCCCGCCGATCACGCGAGCAAGCGCACCCACGTACGCTCCATTGACGGCGACCGTGTAGTCATTCGGGTGCGTCATCAACGCATCCGTGCGCGCGTGCTCAGCAGCACGATCCGGGTCCGCGAAGTACGCAATCGCCAGCGGGCTCACGCGCATCAAGGCGCCGTTGGACTGGGCCTCCGCGTTCGGCTCATACGGGTAACGCAGCGCCATCGCACACGTGTTGCCGATGTCGAACGGGTGCGACGCGGCCCAGCGGCGGTACGACTCGCGTACGTCGTCGGCGTCGAAGCCGCGGTTGCGCGCAAGGCTCCGCGCGAGGGCGAAGGCGAGCTCCGAGTCATCGGTGGCCTGGCCCGGCGCGACGCCAAACGGCCCGCCGCCGGTGAGCTCCCGCACGCCGTCCGGGTACATGCGGGCGATCTCATCCGGGTAGCAGAACTCCACCAAGGCCCCGAGATTGTCGCCGATAATCTGGCCGTACATCGCACCGCGCGCACGCGCACGCACATCGTTTACCACTGGGATCACCTTCTCTTTGTATGGCGCTGCTGCACAAGACACTGTACCGCCGCGGCCGAAAACGGCTGGATATGCTAGGGACATGACCCCGATCCTTGACGCGCTGGGCGCGGACTCTGTGACATTCATCGACGGCATGTGGCGCGCCGACGCATGTGACCACGGAGCGCTGGCATGAGGGGATACCGCGGGGGTGAGCACGCGCTTGCGGTGTACCTGTCGTCGATAGCTGGCTTTGTAGACACGATTGGCTTCATGTACCTGGGCGGCTACTTCTTGTCGTTCATGTCGGGCAACACCACGCGGCTCACTGCCGCGGTCAACGCGGGAAAGTGGGACGTCGTTGTCGTTGCGGGTGGGCTCATGCTGACGTTTCTCGCAGGCGTAGCGACGGGCGCCCTCATCAGCCGCCTCGGCCACCAACACCTGCCCCCGACGCGCACGCGCGAAGCCGTGTTGCTGTTCGTGTGTGCGATGTCCCTGGTGGCGTCGCTGCTCGTCGTGGTGGGGGCGGAACGGGTGGCGGTGTACGTGCTGTCCTTCACCGTCGGGGCAATGAACTCCACCTTTGAGCGCGACGGCGAAGTGTCCATATCCCTGACGTACATGACGGGCACTCTGGTGAAGATGGCGCAGAACTTCGTGGGCGCGTTCTTCGGGCAGTCGCACGCGCTGTGGCTCGGGTACTTCGCGTTGTGGGCGTCGTTGGCGTGCGGGGCGTTGCTCGGCGGCTGGGCGTACGTGCAGATTGGGCTCGCTTCGGTGTGGGTTGTCTCCGCTCTGCTCATTGTTGGGACAGCTGTCGCGTTGGTCAATCGTCACCGCCGCCGCGTCCGTGGCCTTCCTGTCTAGCTTTGCTGCCTGCGTGGCTTCCCTGCCCGCATAGCTTCCCTGCCCACATAGCTTTCCTGCCCACGTGGCTTCCCTGCCCACGTGGCTTCCCTGCCGGTTTAGCTTGGCTGCCGGCGTAGCTTCCCCACTGGCGCACGGTGGGCCGTCGAGACGCAAGGAACTTGACAGGACAAATGATGTTGTAGTCTATCAGCCATGCCAGACCGCATGAGAACCGTTTTCCGAGCATCCTCGTTCACCGCTGCAGTAATCCTTACCGCAACAACTTTGAGCGCATGCATCGACAAGGAGATCGAGGAACCAGATCTTTCCGGCTCCCAGTCGAGCAGTTCTGCGCGAAACGCAGGCAACGGAGACGGCGGCGACAACGCTGGCAACGGCAGCAACAAGTCCACGGCGTGGTACAAGGCATACAGAGACGTCCTGTCAGACCCCGCGAAATACCCACTGAACGACGCCGTGCGCTTCACACCAACAAACGAGTTTTACTACGCCTTGGTTGAAGCCAACGGCGGCGGAGCCCCGGAGCTGCTGTTGGCTCACCGGGGTGAGGACTTCTCTCCAGTGATCGTGTTCACGATCTCGCAGCCGGGCGGCACCGTGGCGTCGACGGACAACCTCATCATGGGTGTCGCGTCTGCGGGTGGAGACAGGATGAGGTTGGAGTCGTCGATAAGCGGTGAGGGGCTCTACCAGATCGACTGGACGTCCACGAGTCACACGGGTTCTTCCCAAAAGTATAAGCTCGAAGGATCCAACCCCGTCGCGGCTGGCACCGCGGAGCAGTTCCCGAACCTCGACCTTCTGCCCGACCACCAGGTGATCCGCTGGACGCGTTCCGACGATCTTTCAGCACTCGACGCAGGTATCAAAGGCAGCGTCGCGGATCCTGATCAATTCCCCGGTGGCCGCGGCGGGGTGGAGCTGATCGACCGCAACGAACTCGAGGGCGGCTCCGGCTCGGCGGCTGGCAGCCGCGACACAGGCCACGGCGCTGCCCGTTCCGCCGCAGGCGCCGACGGCGTCACCGACATGGGATCGGGCCAAGCCGTCGCCATCGGTACCGTCCGCAAAGTCACCGCCGGCGAACTGATGGACAGCGGCGCCACCCCCAACGGCGAGCCCGCTGACCAGACCCATTACATTCTGCAGTTCGACCACCCAGTGACGGT
This genomic window contains:
- a CDS encoding HNH endonuclease signature motif containing protein, with product MTFQAILDAEVTSAIGNLADFDRDAALRAGMADSRIRDLAAVHRAYYGPTRFKAKQREARAAADANKVSLDKLVTIERRLKAVSDDRERWALRLRLLSVRGKHSTLTRVARELVPAEVAPRTPGVKFTRSKDQLRSMIVTASERALAELERYLSEGIDRTAPSGPQMLATFLRLMRGGHSVDAAGQPDDGDGRPSGVPHSQPEPLILIPLPEWVKIHSGAADEVTLRLTDDTTMTGADYLNRFLANEDYFLQAALFHPTEGPVNLYRVNRFANSKQRTLLRATTPMCPVPGCRRSADQCQYHHIRAWKDGGETNLDNLSVACHYHNGVNDDDPTKHRRGRVENFDGDRVWVSPTGHPVSNCDYGALSQLFGHETRHRRHTRRRRSNQQRGPDRQRGPGRQRVPD
- a CDS encoding VIT1/CCC1 transporter family protein; amino-acid sequence: MPNEFPEVEVETHGMGERLNRLRAAVLGANDGIVSVAAVLVGVAGATNDLIAITTAGVAAVIGGAVSMALGEYVSVSSQRDTEKAAIRTERGLHESDPAAEIQHLVQAYRNSGLSEETAIAVAKERTAIDPLKAHLEIHYGIDEEDIVSPWSAAIASFFAFVLGAVLPMIAVVAAPASARVIVTVVVTLIALAITGAISAKLGGANATRAVMRLVIGGALALAVTFGVGYLFGTNVT
- a CDS encoding ADP-ribosylglycohydrolase family protein; translation: MSLAYPAVFGRGGTVSCAAAPYKEKVIPVVNDVRARARGAMYGQIIGDNLGALVEFCYPDEIARMYPDGVRELTGGGPFGVAPGQATDDSELAFALARSLARNRGFDADDVRESYRRWAASHPFDIGNTCAMALRYPYEPNAEAQSNGALMRVSPLAIAYFADPDRAAEHARTDALMTHPNDYTVAVNGAYVGALARVIGGADPVAALKESAGDLREQVEDFIASRPTDVASSKIGWVRYAFNLTCYHAAHGASFEESLVEIVGMGGDTDTNAAIAGAFLGAIHGEDGIPARWRDVIDAYRTSDAHRPAEFSTEGALSLIDELLPISAP
- a CDS encoding YoaK family protein, with the translated sequence MRGYRGGEHALAVYLSSIAGFVDTIGFMYLGGYFLSFMSGNTTRLTAAVNAGKWDVVVVAGGLMLTFLAGVATGALISRLGHQHLPPTRTREAVLLFVCAMSLVASLLVVVGAERVAVYVLSFTVGAMNSTFERDGEVSISLTYMTGTLVKMAQNFVGAFFGQSHALWLGYFALWASLACGALLGGWAYVQIGLASVWVVSALLIVGTAVALVNRHRRRVRGLPV